Part of the Metarhizium brunneum chromosome 6, complete sequence genome is shown below.
CTCAAGTTGGGCCAGCCAAGGGTCCATTGCGGCCGGTGCGTGGGATATCACAGCGTGAACTCGGTTCCGAGGCCATGTCCGTCACGAgttcttggttttccaagaggAAGGGGGATCAGTGACCACTGAACagtatatatacatgaaaggaacgcctgTGCCTAGGGCTCCTGCCCGGTCATGTGTTCAGTTTATGTAACCTCGAGGTTTctttgtcggtgaagcccctttgttgggccaTGACAGTCCGTGTGGCACACTTTCTCTCCGACGGCATGTGAAACACAGAATCCAAAGGCCTTTCAACCCGTTGTTCAGTGACAGTCGAAGCCACCTGCAGTCTGGCCGCATCCATCAATGCTGCATTCAGGCGTACAGCCAGCGGGATGAGCCTCCGCACTGACATGGTCATTGTTGAGCCTGGGGTTTCACGGCAATGGCCCAACAACAAAGCCAAATAAAGGGCCTTCACCGATAAAGAGACCTAGATGTTACAGAGACTGAACACATGGCCGGGCAGAAGTCCTACGCAGTGGGCACAGACGCTCCCTTTATCTATATATAGTGGTCGCTCGCCCCTTCGTTCCTCTTGgagaaccaaggaccttcaCCCTTTGACACCATCTTTGAAAACCGACATGGATTTTTTGGCTGCAAGCATCGCATACCGAACCGCCGTCACAAAATGCCACCCGGGGGACTGCAAAATACAGGACAAGATCCTGTATTGCTCCGCAATTCTCAAGCAGGCCGCGGCCGGGGATTCCGACATACAAGATGCGCGCATGCGCTTTCAGGCATGGCATACCAACTACACCGCTGGCCGAGCGGCCACACCCTCCCTTGACGAGCACCTGCGCGATGCCCCAGACGTTCGAGCCGCCACCCTGGAGTCTCTCGAAGATTTAGTCTCGGCATTCAAATGCGGTACATTTAATCTGTTTAGAGGATGGGATTCATGTGCATGTTCAACTTGCAGCCACGGGCCCTTGCTATTTCCTCTGTATGGTAGGCAGCTTTCCTCGGCATTGCCAGGGCTGGAGACGCTGAGGCTGACAGACACACATAGGAGCAAACAGCTCGGTAGACCGGGCGTTAATGCAAAAGGCTGTTGAGTCTCTGGAACACATCTCCATCTTCCTTGAGATGCCAGCTTCGGTCGATTGGTACAAGAAGGCCAGATATGTCAACGTTGACCATTTCATCCCAATCGACAAAAGTCACATTGACGAGCTGTTCCCAAAAGCAGACCCGGTACTCCGAGACAGGCTGCTGCAGGGTGTACTGAGTCGCAGGAGGGCTCTGCGCTACGCCCGGGAGCATAAGGAGGAATTAGCAAAAGAAGCGCCATGTCCGCAGGATGAAGAGGGAGACGAAAATGAATCATCTGAttgcgacgacgatgagACCGCGTCCGTCATCTCGGTTTCATCATCACTCTGCTCTGATATGTCCATCCGAGTGCCCCCCATGCCGCCCACGCGCCAGGAGGGGAAGCCTTTCGAATGTCCATACTGCTGCTCAATGACAGAGGCAGAGAATTGAGAAGAATGGAAGTAAGTCGCACAATTCGAACCCTGAGACGAGGCTTCAGCCAAGAGACAAGAGACAAGATACTAATAGACAAATCCAGGAGACATGTATCTTCCGATGTGCTCCCCTACGTGTGCACATTCATTGATTGTGAAGAACTGGGCCGACTATTTGAGAGTCGCGGCGAGTGGTATTTCCACGAGCTCAGTCACCATCGGAGAACCTGGTTCTGCATCCGGGACTGCTTAGAGAAGTTTGACTCCAAGTCAGCTTTTGAAGCCCATTTGAGCGTCGCTCACGGGGAGTTGGGGGGTGTCACCCgggccgaggagctcggGGCGCATAGTACACGActgccggagccggagaCATCGATGTGCCCAATGTGCGGTGACGAGATACGAGATCCCGAACTGGTCATGGAACATATTGGTCGTCATCAAGCCCAGCTCGGCCTGTGGACTCTGCGCAGCATGGGATATtttgacgatgaggatgaccAGGAAGGatatgaagaagatgaagaggatgatgccgaaatgagtgacgatgatgacaaggTTCCGGACAATCCGGCGCCGAGCCAAGACGCGGCCGGCTCCGATTCACCACCTCCCGGATCTACCGAGACGTGGCCTTCATTCGACCGCGAAAGTTACAAAGTAGGGTGGGTTTGCGCTTCGCCAGACGACCTTGCTGCCGCAGTAGCTTGCCTTGACGCAAGACACAAGGCAGTGCAGCCCATCCCCCGAGACGGTAGCTATTACGAGTTCGGTGAGATCAACGGACATCGTATTGTGATATGGTGCTATGGTGCAGACGGGAATCGGCAGGCTTCGGTTGCATGGCCTGCAGCTGAAATGCCATACAAGTTTCCCGGGGTCAAGGTTTATGTATCTGTCGGCATTGGCGCGCGCGTGCCGTCGAGACATGCCAACATTCGGCTTGGGGATGTTGCAGTCGGCTCTTCCGGCACGATGCACTTTGGTATGGGCCAGGATGGACTTTTAGAATTGCAGAGCCGCTCGAATCTCCCACCCCGGCTCCTGCGCAGTACCTTACAAAAGCTATTGGCAGACTCTGAGACTGGACGCTTCCAGCTCCAAGGTGATATCCAATCCATCCTCGACAAGAATCCTCGATTGCGCGACGACTACTCGCGGCCAGATTCGAGCTCAGACAATGGTGGCCGACCAGCCGTCGGACGTTCCGGCCTGATCGTTTCTAGCACCACCATGCTCACGAATGACAACTGCCCAAAGGCGGTGGCGAATACAGAAGAAATCGTCTGTTTCGAAAGCGAAGGTACCGAAATATCGGCATTGGATTGCCTGCTGATACGAGGCATCTGCGAATATGGAGACAGCCACAAGGATAAGCAGTCGCAGCGCTATGCTGCCATGTCGGCGGCAGTATATGCAAGAGCTCTACTGGGATGCACGCCTCCCACCATGATAAAATAGAGTCCAAAACATTCCTCGCCCTAAAGGATGCCTAGACATGTAACTGGACAAACGAGCAATGAAAGATGCTCCAACATGAGGGCGCTGCATCAGAGTAGCGTTTCGGACCAAAGGGCCTGTCtacttttcttttgtctATTCAGCTCTACAAGGGAGCCCGAAATCGGCTGGAGGAATACAAAGCCAATCGTTTAAAGGAGATGTACGTTGTGTGGTTAGGACCCAACAGCAACAAAACCCAACAATGGGGCATCGCCGATAAAGGACCTTGAGGTTACAGACTGAACACATGACCGAGGAACCCTAGGCACAAAAGTTcttttcatgtatatatatttgTCACTCGTGCCTTTTTTTCCAAGGGGAGAAGGAGGGACGTTTGACATTCTACGAGATTTTTGTAGAATTCAGTCATTactgctccaagcccttgtcacaatgTACGTCTGTGTGCTCCGTGATGAAGAACCCCTGACCTATAGGCAGACACGCAAACTAAAGCCAGCTGCCATCTCGAGCTGGTCGCGATGATATAAACCACAGCGCTCAAGTTACCAGTACCCTCGTGATACACACGTGTAAAGTGATAGGAACTGGTCTACAGTACAGCGTGATGGGTGAGTGGAATAGTGATTATTAAACTCCAAGACTTAAATGACACATATAGAGTGTTGTTGTTATAAGGTGAAATAATAGTAAGTAGTTAATAATATAGCTGAAAAGGTTAAGCATTATGTTGAAACAACTAATCGTGTTAACTAATATAATGCTTATTATGAATATAACGCCATTGGCGGTTGCGTTCAGAAGGGGAAGTTGTATATAATATGTTTAGGAACAGGACTAGGACTAGGCACTCGACCTGCTGCTTAACAAGATTGTATTCTCTGCCTCTCCCCGTTCTCGtctcggcaacatggcagtCTCGACACATCCTGATTCTTCCGTCTCATGACCTGGAGAAATAAAGAGCCTATTCACCTCGTCGATGGTTCATTTCCACCAGAGCAGTCCTGCTGCTGGCTAGTCGAACTAGGTTCCATCGGCAATAGACCACCAACACTTGCAGCTACGATACCAGGCATTCCAACAGCCGAAAACATGGGTGAAACCGGCTGCGACTTTGAAGAAACCACCGAGTTACTCCTATCTTCGGGCTTAGTACCAGGATGGAGCTTTCGTCGCTGATGATGCGATGACTTGACCGCATGAGGCACCCCCAATGCCTCACTGAAGGCGCGGATGCGACCGCCCCTGACCTTGCGCAGGAAGTCGAGGTCATCCCTGATACCTGCAAAGACGGAGTTGTATCCCACCGGGCTGGCAGATGGCGCTTTTTTGTCGTTTCCCTTCCTCTTCAGCGGCACACGCAGCCACCGTGGCCAATTCTCCCTCATCCTGTCGCCACAGCTCCGTAAAATGGCATCAGGAAGCAGCCGTATCAAAATACCCACAGGGATGGAGCCGAAACCAAGGCCAACCGAGATGGCCCATTGCTCCCCGGTCAGCCGGACGACGACAAATGCCGCACCGCCCACGTAGATGATGACCAACTGGCCCGCCACCATGACggacatcatcaccatgaaCAGCCAATTGCGGTGCAGGCCCTCGAATATGTTGAGCTGGTTATCAATGCGCCGGCTATTGATCAGCTTGAAGATCTGCATAAACACGAAGACGTTGAATATCAGCGTCCGTAGCTGAGCCTCGGGATAGCCTAGGAAACCAGGACCCGCAAACCACAGCACGAAACAGACAACCAGCTGGTAGACGGACTGGCCAATAATCATCTTCCACATGGTCAGGGTGATGAGAGAGGCGCGCCGCGGCTCAGGCCTGCGGCGGAGAATACTTCCTGCCGGCGGGTCGGtcgcaagggcaagggcagcaaAGGTGTCCATGATGAGGTTCACCCAGAGCAGCTGCACGGCGTTGAGGACCGACGTCTCGTTGCCGTCAGATACGGCCGAGACAAAGGTGACGAGGACCGCTGTGATGTTGACGGTGAGTTGGAACTGTAGGAATTTCTTGACCGAGTCGTTGATTGCGCGCCCCCAGCCGAGAGCCTTGACGATGGACGTAAAGTTGTCATCCATCAGGATGATATCCGAAGCCTCCTTGGCCACTTCGGTCCCCGTCATGCCCATGGCAAACCCAACGTCGGCGGCTTTGAGGGCCGGCGCGTCGTTGGTCCCGTCTCCTGTTACGGCGACAATCTCGCCTTGGTCTCTGAGCAGCTTGACCAGAGTGCGTTTATCGTCTGGGCTAGACCGGGCGAGGACACGGATATCCTTGGCCGCGGTTACTTTCTGGTCGTGAGGTAGTTGGCGGAACTGTTGGCCTTCCATGACCAACCCTTGCTCTGGTGGCCGCGTCGTCAAGATGCCACATTCTCTGCCGACTGCTCTGGCTGTTTCGACATTGTCGCCCGTCACCATCTTGACTGAGACTGATGCCGTTCGACAGTCTTGGACTGCAGCAGGAACTCCTTGTCTCACGGGGTCGCGAATCCCTACCACGCCCATCCAGAGCATGTCCTGAAGCACATCCTCCAGCGTGATATCGCCACTGCCAGTCACTGTGTCATTTGTCTGGGGTCTGGGAGGCGGCCACTGCTCGAGGTCACGGTACGCGAGAGCCAGAGTCCGCAGCGACTGCGCTGCAAAGCCGACTATCACGCTTCGAATGGCATCCTTTTGATCCTGCAATAGCGGTGCCCGAGATGCAACTTTGGTCCAGTCATCCATCACGCCACTACACTTCGCCAGCACAACTTCAGGCGCGCCTTTTACAAAAAGTCGATACgtggtcttgtccttgtggTTCTCAGTTTCTGGCAGCCGGATCACGGCTCCCATACATTTACGCCGCGAGTTGAAAGGGAAGAGCTGCTCAAGTTGGCAATTGGCACGCTCGGTAAGAATTGGTCCCAGTCCAAAACAATGACGAGCCCAATCGAGCAGCGCCGTCTCTGTTTTCGTCCCAACAAACACCATTTTACCCTTCTCCTCGCGCTCGAAAGCGGTCGTGTTGGCAGCCACAGCCGTCTTCAAGAGCTGTTGAAACTCGGCGTCAAGCCTCGACGACAGCTGTTCCAAAGGGATCAAGGTCTGCTGCTGTCTCGCAACTTGTGGCCCCTTATCTTGCTCTTTTGTTTGTATTGGTGCGTCACCGGCTGGTTCGGGCACCGGGTCACCATGACCAAAGACCAATCCCTCTCGACCGCCGAGTGCCCCCGAGACCACGGTCATGGCGTTTTCCGTCAACGTGCCCGTCTTGTCTGAGCAAATGACGGTGGCGTTTCCCATTGTTTCGCACGATTGAAGATGGCGAACGAGGTTGTTATCCCTGGTCATGCGCTTCGTGGCAAACGCCAACGACAGTGTCACCGCCAGCGGCAAGCCCTCGGGGACCGcaacgacgatgatggtaaTGGACGTGATGAGGATCTGGAGGAAGTCTTGTCCCTTTTGCTCCGGAGACTCCTGGTTGCTGGGCAATCTAGCTAGGAACTCAAACAGGAGCACGAGGAAGAGCAGACAGCCTGctccgccgccgagcttCGCAATGTACCCTAAGAAGCGGCATGAGCCGGTTTATTCCCAAGATTGCGGCACGTTCTCTAGACGCGGACAGTGGATGCTTACCGGCAAGTACATTGAGCTTGGACTGTAAAGGCGTGAGTCCGGAGTCTCCTTGCAGCGACATCATGGTCCGGCCGTGACTCGAATTCGGTCCCACGGATGTGATGAGGAACGAGCCAACTCCGTCCAAAACCTTGGAGCCAGAAATGACAAACGGATCCAATTTTTTGGTATCTGGAGCTTCTTCACGGAGAGCCTGTGAAACATCCTCCGCCGGGACCTTCTTGACCAAGTCTGATTCCCCCGTGGCCGGGGACTCGTCACAACTCAGACTGTGGCCGTCGATGAAGACACCGTCCACGGGAACGACATCCCCTGGTTCCAGGAGCATGACGTCGCCGACAAGCACGTCATGAACAG
Proteins encoded:
- the pmc1_4 gene encoding Calcium-transporting ATPase 2; translation: MSQILKRPLAPAIRVDVSAIQHNHGDNPSALQSRSNATSNTLDVPTPTPTSSPRSSSKPTISDGDSSNRRTGDNLSPLHDINKSSASVLWPDPGEEALFNIENNPFAFCPGQLAKLINPKSLAAFVALGGLPGLEKGLQSHRQGGLSVDERHVSSPITFDQATSTLPSHGSPTHSQHDPNPPPVLPKDGPDAAFADRKRVFGENRLPERKSKSFLQLAWIALQDRVLILLCIAAVISLALGLYQTFGQTEHQGAKVEWVEGVAIIVAIAIVVVAGALNDWQKERQFRKLNVKKEDRLVKVIRSGRPMTISVHDVLVGDVMLLEPGDVVPVDGVFIDGHSLSCDESPATGESDLVKKVPAEDVSQALREEAPDTKKLDPFVISGSKVLDGVGSFLITSVGPNSSHGRTMMSLQGDSGLTPLQSKLNVLAGYIAKLGGGAGCLLFLVLLFEFLARLPSNQESPEQKGQDFLQILITSITIIVVAVPEGLPLAVTLSLAFATKRMTRDNNLVRHLQSCETMGNATVICSDKTGTLTENAMTVVSGALGGREGLVFGHGDPVPEPAGDAPIQTKEQDKGPQVARQQQTLIPLEQLSSRLDAEFQQLLKTAVAANTTAFEREEKGKMVFVGTKTETALLDWARHCFGLGPILTERANCQLEQLFPFNSRRKCMGAVIRLPETENHKDKTTYRLFVKGAPEVVLAKCSGVMDDWTKVASRAPLLQDQKDAIRSVIVGFAAQSLRTLALAYRDLEQWPPPRPQTNDTVTGSGDITLEDVLQDMLWMGVVGIRDPVRQGVPAAVQDCRTASVSVKMVTGDNVETARAVGRECGILTTRPPEQGLVMEGQQFRQLPHDQKVTAAKDIRVLARSSPDDKRTLVKLLRDQGEIVAVTGDGTNDAPALKAADVGFAMGMTGTEVAKEASDIILMDDNFTSIVKALGWGRAINDSVKKFLQFQLTVNITAVLVTFVSAVSDGNETSVLNAVQLLWVNLIMDTFAALALATDPPAGSILRRRPEPRRASLITLTMWKMIIGQSVYQLVVCFVLWFAGPGFLGYPEAQLRTLIFNVFVFMQIFKLINSRRIDNQLNIFEGLHRNWLFMVMMSVMVAGQLVIIYVGGAAFVVVRLTGEQWAISVGLGFGSIPVGILIRLLPDAILRSCGDRMRENWPRWLRVPLKRKGNDKKAPSASPVGYNSVFAGIRDDLDFLRKVRGGRIRAFSEALGVPHAVKSSHHQRRKLHPGTKPEDRSNSVVSSKSQPVSPMFSAVGMPGIVAASVGGLLPMEPSSTSQQQDCSGGNEPSTR